Genomic segment of Candidatus Protochlamydia amoebophila UWE25:
TTAATTTTACCCGTTTTAGAATTTCTCAATTTATTTTTTACGACTGCAGGCAATTCAATCATTTCTAATACAGCCGCTATTAACTCTGCGGATGCATCATTCAATTGTTCTAAAGAAGGATCTTCAGGAGGAGTTGTATCTAAAACAATTTCTTTATTTAAAGTTTCTTGAGTAATTGCTAGTGCGCTTGAAATAATTTTTTTAACATTTGCCTCATCAAGCACAGTTTCAACAAACGACTGAATTGCGATGGGGAACACATCTGTTTTTAACAATTTCCAAATCGTCAAACGAAGATTTTCAGGAATGAAATCTAAATCTTTTTTACCATTTGGAAATAACATTTTCATCAATGTTTTAGTCGCAGGATCGTGAAAATGTGTTTGTCTTTGAGCTTTAATAATATTTGCATCACTCTTAATAAAATCTTTGATGGATTTACCATCAATAACTTTATTTAGAGCATGTTTGCGACTTTTACTAAGAGGTTGAGCACCTTGAGGGACGCCACGTATTTTTTCGATGACTCCAACCAATTTGTTGATGGATATAGCCTCGTCCCCTTTTTCTTGTAAAGCCACCATATTTGCTAACTCGATCTTCAAAAGGTTTTGCTGTTCAATTGTTAAGCGTTCGTTCAAACGTTTATTGATTTCAGCGACAGACAGATCGTAACTAATCGGTTTAGTTGGAATAGCAGAGTGTAGCTCTGAATCTGCTGCTTTTACAAAATCTTCATGGCTAATGTGGTTTCTACCTGCAACTTTTGCTATTTTTTTAGCTTTGTTATATAGTTCAATATGTTTACCAACTACGCTGAAAAGATTACTCATCAAATTACGATTGAATTGCGCACCCTGCTGTTCTTCAAAATGAATAACTCGTTCAAATAGCTGATGCAGATTTCCTAAAACGAGATTACCTACAAGAGCAGCCACTTTTTGTTTATCTTCGATTAGAACATCCGAAGCTGAAACTTTTTCAATTTTCTCTCCAACCATTTGTTGGAAGGCTGGTGCTTTTGCATAATTGAGCAATATTTTAGCGACTTCAAAATTAGCTTTTGATAAATCTTCTAAATAACTATTTATTCCAGTCGTCGCTTTATTAATCAAACGGTTTCCATTAGGTCCTGCTTCATTGATGATAGAAAGAATAGCTCTCATTACCTCCTGAGATATATCCTCTACTATAATATCGACATAAGCTTTACCTGTTTGAGCTTCCACACCGTATTTTTTTAATGATTCTTTGGTATGAAGAATAGTCTGATTTTGCTGATCTGCTGTTTCAGAAACATGGTGATGAATTTGCAGAACTAATTGGTTAAGCTGATCTTTAACAGCATCATACACTACTTTTCTTAAAGGTTCTGGAATTCCTTCAAAAGCCTCCTCAGAATCTAATCCTAAAATTTCTTTAAAAACTTCGTCATTGAGTTCTTGCGCAACAACTTCGATCTGCCTAGTTTTAGCTTCTTGGTATTTGCGCTCAACAACTGCCAACAGTTTTTCAGTTAAAACAATTAAACTATCCTTACCTCTACTTGGAGGATTTTTCTGAGCTATTTTTACGAACAATCGTAAAAACATAGATTCCACATAATTTGAGGCAAATCCGCTCAAATTTTGATAGGCTGGGTTATCTAAATGCGTTGTTGATTCAAGTTGATTCGCTAACTGTTGAGCAATAATTCCATTCATTTGAGGTAAACCTTTTTGCAAGGAGTTAGTGACTTGCTCAGGGGTTATTAATACATCAAATAACTCTTCCAAAAGTATAAAAAGTTGATCCCTGTAACTTTTTTGATCAATAATTTGAATGAGATTTGTAAATTCAACTTCATTTTCTATATGAAGATGCGCCGTTTGTAAATAGGCATCTACTACAGCTTTATTCGTGATCATTTGCTCGCGAGCATGCTCTGTCAACTCTGCAATTTTGTGTGTAAATTCATCAAGTTCAGCACTTGTCGGTTCACGTCCGGCTAAATCCTTAAAAATAAGATTGGCTGTTGGGCGCAAGCTTCTAAAAACGGAAGGAAAAACTTTAAATACATCTTTTGAAAAAGCTCGGGCGAGATTTCCAAGCAGCTTGGAGCCTGAGGCATGCTTAAGTATTTCTTTATTTTGCTCTTTTTCTATCATAGGCAAAAGAACGGGACTTAAGTGTTCATAAGCCTGTTCTTTAAGAATTTGATAAGCCATTTTTTGCAAAACTGCTGGAATACCAATAATATCTTGCTCAGATTGAACGCCTAAAATATTTTTTAATATTTTTTCTGTCACCAAGCTAGCCGCTTCTTCTTTGGAACGACCTTGAATTAGCGTTGGATCTTGAATAAAATTGTTTAATTTTTCACCAATAACAGCTAAAGAATTTTCTCCTTCATTAGTTTCTGCAATTTTAACAAAAACCTTTAATAAAGTTCCTTCTATATAACGCTCAAGTATACTCCAATTACCTTGAAAAACAGTTCCCGTGCCAGATAACATCTCTTGGATTTGAGGAGCCATTAGAGTATGCAAGCTGCTTGCTCCAGGAATAGCATCGTTTAATAATTCCGCTAAACGTTCAGGAGTCAAGAGAATCTTCTTGATGTGTCCAAGTATTTTTTGATTTTCTAAAGAAGCTTTCAAAAATTCTTGTTCTTGTTCATCTAACGTTTGATTTAAAGCTCTTTCAAACGCTGAAACCAACAATTCGGTAGTAAGGTGTTCTTTCCCTAACTGAATGGACATGTGATGAAGCTCTAAAACCAATTCTTTCGATTTCTTATCCAGATTTAATTCATAAAGCTCTTGATTTTCAGCTAAAATAGTACGAATATGCTCTTCTGATAAAATCTGTCTGCTTTCTTTCAAAACAAGAAGCCGTTCACTAACACGATCAATATCTTCCTGAGGAATCCGTTTTTCTAAAAAATGTTTAATTTGACCTAAATTTAATGCGCTTAACCCTTGCTTTTGCATTTCATCAGTTAAGGCTTGTTCCATAGCAACAATTTGACCTTCAGAAGGGTCTATAATGTTACCCAACTTTAATATGGATTGAGCAAAAGGCTTATAACTTGCCACCATTTTAGGTAGATGATCTATAAGACTACTTGCAGCGACATGTGAAAGTTGAGCTAACAACTGGCTTCCTGTTCCCATTGAAGCCAACATCTGTTGATTAGATTTTGCTTCAACAATAGTTAAAATTATAGGAGAAAGTTGAGCAAAAACTAGTCGGCCTAGCTGCTTTTCTTTCACACTTTCTATATAAGGCCAAATTTGATCTTGAATGGCGACTGGGAGCTCTAATTTTTCTTTTTGGCCCAGACCAATTAAGCCTGACAATTCATTAACCAGAACTTGGAACATGCCTAAATGCTTATCTAATTCTACTGTTAAACGTAAATTTTCTTTTTTATATTCTTGAATTTGGTGAAAAGCATCAATAATAAAACCTTTCTGAATTAATGCTTGATCCCATTGTGCTTGATTAATGGAAGGTTTTTCGTTTTGAACGGCCTTTTCCTTTTCTTGTAAAACCTTCAACAGATAATCATGCTCTTTATTCGCATTTTGAAGCGTTTTTTCCATCACCATCGCTTCAGAAACTAGCGAAAGTTCTTCTGTTGAAAGAGAAAAAAGCGTAATCAACATGTCTAAATGTAATCGCTCCTCTTGTAGCTTTTGCAAATCAATTAAAGCGGCAGATGAAGCTAATTTGTCATCCAATTTCAATTTGAGCGATCGAATGACTGCTAAATCACTCATTAAACTTTGACTTTCTTTTTCGATTTGAAATTGATCTTGAATTGTTTGTCGATAAGCGATAGCCGCTCGAGCTTTATTTAATTGAAGGCGACTCCAATCAATTGATGAATTTTTATTTAATTTCTCAAAAATGTGATTTAACCTGTTTTCCAGAAGTATTACTTCATGACTTGCGCGAAGAAGTTGCTTGTTTCCTTGAATAACAGCTTGGATTAGTAAAGTTTGTTCTGGAGTAATTCCCGAGAATGGATTCGCAATAATTTTTTGAAGGCGTTTGATCTCTTGATCATTTTTAGTGATAGTCCCTTGCAACGCAAGCGCCGTTTTCATTTCTTCAATTTTTTCTGCATTTAATACAGGAAAAGCTTTTTGAAAAGCTTGATGAATATTTGAAAATAATTGAGCAGCATAATCACTGCTGTCTTCATGGAAATTAATTTGGATCGTATTGACCATCGCTTTCAAAATAGCGGCTTGTATCCCTTTCTTTATTAAAGAAACTGATTCTGGCTCTCCAATAGAATTTGCAGTTAAAGCCGTGATGTTCCTCTTAAACCATTGTTTTAAAGTTTCATCAATTTTTAGACCTGGTAAATAGTTGTTAAATAATTCCTCTAATTCGCTACCCAATCCTATTGAATCGATCAAATCAAGGTGGCGAGATAAAGCTGTATCGACAATTTGATGACTAAAGGCCTGGCTAATTTCTAAAAGCTGCTCACCTTCTTGATATTCATTAACTTTTTGTACTGCATCATTATAAAGAGACTGAACTTGTTGAAAATCTGGGCTCATTTCAGTGAGTACATTCTGCAAACTTTTTGCTTTCTCTATGAGCCGTGGTATCAGCAATTTTTCTATTAAAAGTTCAGGTAAAGGTAATTTACGTGCAAAATCTTTTAAGAATTCGTCAGAGATAACTTTTCCCCCTTCAATCGTTTTAATTTTTGCTAGAATCCGGTCTATTAATTCCTTAATAAATTGACCTTCATCAATTGTTTGACCTTCAGGGATAACTAATTCTGCTCCTTGAGCTAATAAAGATAGAGTTAAATTTCTCAAAACACCTTGGGTAAAATAACCCACCTTAAGTAGGTTGGGATCATTCGTATGCAACATTATTTGAACAGATTCTACAATCCAACCTGCTAATTGTTCTTGAGAACATTTCGCTAAAATTGCAGAAGTTGTTTGCGGCTGAACAGCTAGGCTAGGTGTATTTAAAATATCTTCTACCAAACTAATCACTTTTGGATCGGTCTGTATAAATTTTTTTCCTAAATTAAGAATAAGAGCAGCTGGCGCATCGATTAATCCTTCAATATTTACATCTCCAATGCGATCCTGGATTACTCTTTCTCTTCCTTGTCTAAGTGTAAGATCTTTTTCCAGTGGATTATAAGCTTCAACCAATTGATTGGTTAATACATCCATTAGGGAATTGTAAATAAAACCCTCAAGTTTTTCTTGTAAAGATCCCATGCCTATGGTTGATAAATTGAGCTTTGGAATCACCAAATCTTTCACTTTGTTTGGAAAACAGTATTTGATGAGATCATCAACAGCTGGTTTAAAGATAGCTTTTAGTTCTTGTCGACGTTCTATCTCTTTTTCCATACTGAATGCTAAAATTCTCGCCTGATTCCACCGGCTTCCAATTCTTGTCGAATCGTCCGCACCTTGCATGATATAACCTTCGAGAACTTCTTCTGATAAACCTTGAAATTCAGGAAATAACGATGTATCAGAAAGAGATCCTGAAAGCTGTCCATTTGCCCACTGATTTAAAAGAGCTTTCTTTTCTGAATCATCATCAATATTTGGAAAAATTTCTTTGATTAATTTAGCGTGTTTTTGTCTATGCTCACGATACTTTTCTTCAACTTGTGCCATTTTTACTTCAGCGACAGGTTCGGAAATTTTTTGAGCAAATAAAGAAATGATGCTAACTAAAACAGGTTGATTCCCAAAATTTTTAATTGATTTTCCCTCTTTTTGTACATTCACAGCAAGATTTGAAAAAGCAATGGCTAAATTAATATCTAAAAGGTCTTTGATAAGTTGTTTATCTATATCGATAGTAGAGGGAATTAAATTGGTAATTGGCTCGTAAAGAATTTTAGTCACAAATTGTGAAAAAGCAATATATTCAGAACCGACTCCCGAAGCATGAATTCGCTCATAAGCTACTGCAACAAGAACTTCTTTATCTAAATTTTTCGCATAACTTGAAACATACATTTCACCGCCTTTTTTTAAGGCAGCAAATGTCCCTGCTTTCACAGATGAACCAATGGTCTGTAAAGCAGAACTAACAGTTGTAATAGCATTCCAAATACGAGTGGCAGTGATTTCATTTGCTTTTTCAGCAGTTGACTTAGCAGCAGATATTTGCTCAGAATTTTCATTATTAAGAGAGGAAATTGTATCAAAAGGATCTAGTTCTGTTTCTTGTGAATTTAAAAATGGGATCTCTTCTGCTAGAGACTCTCTCGAGTTTATTGCAACCGTTTCAGACCAGTCTAAATTCTCGCTTTGCTCTTCCTCAGTATCAGTATCTAAATTTGACTCAGCTCCATCATCCATGTCATCTGAATCTTTAGGTTCTTTAGGACCTAATATCCCCCACCCCCAATTCAGAGGATTGAAAAATCCACCCCGATAAGTTTGACCATTTAAAACATTTTGGGCTTTTTCATCAGTTCTGGCTTCTGTAGTATCATTGTTTACGTCGTTAGTATTTGATTGATCACTTTGAGAGCGATGGCTTGAAGGTGTGACAGAATTTATCGGTGCCATAAAAACCTAAAAATTATTTATAATTTTATAATTTTTAACATAACTATATTTTAACAAATAAAATTATATTAGTAAATCGATACTCAAAAAAAAATAATATCTTAAAATAAAAACAACTCAATCTTAAAAAACCTAAAAATACATTTACTAAAAAGATTTCTGCATACTTTATGCCAAAAAAATTTTGTAGAATATTTATTTTAACAAAAGGTTTTGATCTTTAAATGATACGTAAGAATTTTTACCAATAATTAAATGATCTCGAAGCGGGATGCCTAGCAATCGACTTCCCTCTAATAAAATTTGCGTCAATTTTAAATCTTGATTTGAAGGCATTGGATCGCCACTTGGGTGATTATGAACAACAATTAAACTGGCTGCTTTGTGGCGAATCGCAGAATAAAAAACTTCTCTTGGATGGACAAGCGTTTGGGACAAGCTTCCAATAGAAATTACTTCATAAGTAATTAAATATCCTTTTGTATCCTGAAATATCGCCATAAAAATTTCTCTATTCTCATTTTCAAGCTCATCTTTGACCAACTGGTAGGCATGAGAGGAATGTTCGATTAAATAGCGAGATTTAATTTGTTGGCGCGTCGCTCGAAATCCAAGATTAAGGGCTGCTTTCAATTGAATGGCTTTTGCAAATCCAATCCCTTGAACTTCTAGTAACTCT
This window contains:
- the radC gene encoding RadC family protein; the protein is MRINEHSIQSLPKEERPRERLIRHGADSLSLIEILAIILGSGSKVASVLEVSRALVTRFGGLEALMQATLTELLEVQGIGFAKAIQLKAALNLGFRATRQQIKSRYLIEHSSHAYQLVKDELENENREIFMAIFQDTKGYLITYEVISIGSLSQTLVHPREVFYSAIRHKAASLIVVHNHPSGDPMPSNQDLKLTQILLEGSRLLGIPLRDHLIIGKNSYVSFKDQNLLLK